The following DNA comes from Corynebacterium lizhenjunii.
ACGTGATTCACGTCGACGGCAAGGTGGATCCGGCCCACGATATTTCCGTGATTAATACCGAGCTTATCCTCGCTGACCTGCAGACCATTGAAAAGGCCCTGCCGCGGTTGGAAAAGGAAGCCCGCAAGAACAAGGACCTGGCAGAGACTGTGGCCGCCACCAAGCAGGCCCAGGAGATTCTAGAAGATGACCGTACTCTCTTTGCTGCCGCGAAGAACGGGGAGATTGACCTGGCTTTGGTCCGTGAGCTGCACCTGATGACGGCCAAGCCTTTCCTTTATGTCTTCAACTCCGATGAGGCCGTGCTTGCCGATTCCGCCCGCAGGCAGGAGTTGGCAGAACTCGTTGCCCCTGCAGAGTGCGTCTTCTTGGATGCCCAGACGGAGACTGAGCTGCTGGAGCTGGATGAAGAAGAAGCCATGGAATTGCTCGAAGCGGTAGGTCAGACCGAGCCGGGGCTGGCCACCTTGGCCCGGGCCGGATTTGCCACCCTGGGACTGCAGACCTACCTGACGGCGGGCCCGAAGGAGGCCCGCGCCTGGACCATCAAGCAGGGCTCGGCCGCTCCGCAGGCCGCGGGTGTTATCCACACGGACTTTGAGAAGAAGTTCATCAAGGCGGAGATTGTGTCCTTCGAGGACTTGGACGCGGCCGGCTCGATGGCGCAGGCACGTACCGAAGGTAAGGTGCGCCAAGAGGGCAAGGACTACATCATGTGCGACGGCGACGTCTGCGACTTCAAGATTGGCGGCTAGAGCCGCCGTAGCCTGTTGGCGGTTAAGGCCGCCCGGGCGCTGTGCCACCCCTATATCTTTGCCACCCCTATATGAGGCCCCTATTTGGGTGTGCAGACCTTGACACGGCGGTGCGTAAGTGGTGAAATGCTTACCCGAAATAAGGCAAGCCTTAACTGTCTAGGCTGTTGACCTCCAGGAAGGATACCCATGCCCGCCGCCGTCGCCCCGGGGATCGACCGCTCAGAACAAATAGTGCTGGAGCGGTTTATGCAGCTTTCCATCGCTGCTGCCGTGGTTACCATCGCAGTGAAGATGGCCGCAGCCTGGGTTACGGGCTCGGTGGGCTTTCTTTCCGATGCCCTCGAATCCCTGGTCAATTTAGTTGCCGCTGTTGCCGGGTTTATTGCCCTGCGGGTGGCTGCCAAACCGGCAGATGAGGACCATCACTTTGGGCACGGTCATGCCGAATATGTCTCCGCCCTGCTCGAAGGCGCACTGATCTTTTTGGCCGCCGGTGCCATTATCTATACCGGTTTGGATCGCCTGTTGCACCCCCAGCCGCTGGAAGCCCCCGGGATGGGTCTGGTGCTGTCCGTGGCCGCTTCGGTGCTTAACTTGGTGGTGGGCTTGGTATTGTTGCGCGCCGGCAAGCGGTACCGCTCTGCCACGTTAAATGCCGATGGCCATCATTTGCTCACAGACGTGTGGACTTCTGCCGGGGTGGTACTGGGTGTAGCGGCGGTGTGGGCTACGGGTTGGGTATGGCTGGACCCGGTTATTGCCCTGGCTGTGGGCATTAATATCATTTGGACCGGCTACCGGCTGTCCCGGGCCTCGGTGCGCAGCTTGCTCTCAGAGGCCCTGCCCCCGGAAGAAAACCAGGCCCTTGATGAGTTATTGGACCACATTGCGGCGCAAGCCCCGGTGGAGTTTACCCAGCGGCGCACCATGGCCTCTGGCCGCCAGCGCTTTGTGTACCTAATTATGGATGTGCCTCCGCAGTGGTCGGTGCAGGCCTCCCATGAACATGCCGATATGGTCGAAGAACGCATTGATGGCCTCTTCCCTGGTGCGGAGGTCTTTATTCATGTTGAGCCTGCGGGCGTGCCACACCGGCGCCTGCGCGGGCCTTTTTAAGGAGGATGTATGAATCTGTTGGTCACGGCCTTTGAGCCCTTTGGTGGGCAGAAAATCAACCCCTCCCAGCAGATTTTGGAGTCCTTGCCGTCAACTATTGCCGGTGCCAACATTCATACGGTAGTGGTGCCCACTGTGTTTGCCACGGCAGGTCCGGCTGTGGTGCAGGCGGCCCAGCGCGAGTCTGCCGATGCCGTGGTCTGCCTCGGCCAGGCGGGTGGCCGGCCCCAGGTCTGCCCAGAACGGGTGGCCATTAATGTTGCCGATGCCCCCATTGCTGATAATGCTGGCGATACCCCCAGTGATCGCCCGATTGTGGCAGATGGCCCGGCGGCCTATTTTTCTACCCTGCCGATAAAAGCAATGGTCGCGGCCATGCGGGAGGCCGGGGTACCCGCGGAGGTATCAAATACTGCGGGAACCTTCGTATGTAACCACCTGATGTACTGGGTATTGCACCACCTGGATGTTCCGGCGGGTTTTATCCACGTGCCCTACTGCTTGGAGCAGGTGGTAGATGTAGCCCAGCCCGCGATGAGCGTGGCGGATATGACTCGGGGCATTAGTGCCGCCCTGGAAGCGTTGGTCCAGGGCAGGCAGGCACCCGCACAGGGGGCTGGGGCGCTGCACTAGCGGGCATCGACAAGCTCTGCCACACCCTGCTCAGCGTCATCCCACACCTGCTGGTCCTGCAGGCCAGCGCGCTTGGCCACCACGGTGGCAGCCAGGGCTTGGCCGGTAACGTTAACGGCGGTACGCCCCATGTCAATTATCGGCTCGACGGCCAGGAGCAAGCCTACGCCAGCTAGCGGCAAGCCCAGGGTAGACAGCGTCAAGGTGAGCATGACGGTAGCGCCGGTGGTACCCGCAGTAGCGGCAGAGCCGATCACGGAGACGAAGATGATAAGCAGGTACTGCGTCAGGCTCAGGTCAATGCCGTAGAACTGGGCAATGAAGATCGCGGCGATGGCGGGGTAGACCGAGGCGCAGCCGTCCATCTTGGTGGTTGCTCCCAGGGGGATGGCAAAGGAGGCGTATTCGCGGGGCACACCCATGGCGCGCTCGGTAAAGCGCTGGGTTACCGGCATCACGCCCATGGAGGAGCGGGTGACAAATCCCAGGGAGGTCACTGGCCAAATGCGCTTGTAGAAGCCCAGCACCGGGATACGGTTGAAGGCCAGCACGCCGGGGTAGACCACTAGGATGACCAGGGCCAAGCCTATGTACATGGCCAGGACAAACTTGCCCAAGGAGCTCAGTGCGTCCCAACCGTAGGTGGCTACGGCTGTACCGATTAGTGCTGCGGTGCCAACGGGGGCGAGGCGAATAATCCACCACAGGACTACCTGGATGACCTTGAGGAAGGACTCCGTAAAGCGCAAGAAGGGGTCTGCGGCCTCGCCGGCCTTGACTGCGGCAATGCCCAGGGCCAGGGAGATGACCAGCAGCTGGAGGGCACCAAAGCTTAAGGAGACTGAATCAGAGCCCAAGTTGGCATTTAGCCCCAGGAAGTTTGCCGGCACCAGTTGTTGTAAGAATGCGGTCCAGGAGCCGACGCGAGACGGATCAGCGGCGGTGGAGGCATCGACAGTAGTGCCCACGCCGGGGCGCATCACCAGGGCAACTAGGATGCCGACGATGACGGAGAAGAATGCCGTTATGGCAAACCACACCAGGGTAGAAATTGCCAGGGAGGCGGCGTTGGCCACCTTGCGCAAATTAGCTACCGAGGTGACTACCGCGGCGAAGATGAGCGGTGGGACCATGACCTTGAGCAATTGCACATAGGCGCTGCCTACACCGCCAAGCAGCTGGGTTAGCCAGCTGCCGTTGTCAGCATCAGGCTGGGAGGCATCCAGGTTGGCGGCAATAAAGCCCAGGATAAGCCCGATGATGAGGCCGGCGATGACCTGCGCGCCAAAGCCCGTGGCCCACCGGGGCAGGCGGGAAGAGTTATTCATAGAAAGTCCTTAACTGGAGGTTCTGTATTTGAGAGAGTCCATGCGTGGGGCAGGGCCAAGGGGGCCGAGCGCCACCAGCAGACCGACAATAATAGACCGATCGGTACGGAAGGTGTGAATAAAGCGGTTCACTCCGACAATCAACACCCTACCGCTTGACCGTATTCCCGACGTTGGTGGATCGGCAGAGAAGCGGCGCGCATA
Coding sequences within:
- the pcp gene encoding pyroglutamyl-peptidase I is translated as MNLLVTAFEPFGGQKINPSQQILESLPSTIAGANIHTVVVPTVFATAGPAVVQAAQRESADAVVCLGQAGGRPQVCPERVAINVADAPIADNAGDTPSDRPIVADGPAAYFSTLPIKAMVAAMREAGVPAEVSNTAGTFVCNHLMYWVLHHLDVPAGFIHVPYCLEQVVDVAQPAMSVADMTRGISAALEALVQGRQAPAQGAGALH
- the ychF gene encoding redox-regulated ATPase YchF — encoded protein: MSLTLGIVGLPNVGKSTLFNALTRSDILAANYPFATIEPNVGLVELADARLNRLAEIFGSERILPATVSFVDIAGIVEGASKGEGMGNAFLANIREADAICQVVRAFADENVIHVDGKVDPAHDISVINTELILADLQTIEKALPRLEKEARKNKDLAETVAATKQAQEILEDDRTLFAAAKNGEIDLALVRELHLMTAKPFLYVFNSDEAVLADSARRQELAELVAPAECVFLDAQTETELLELDEEEAMELLEAVGQTEPGLATLARAGFATLGLQTYLTAGPKEARAWTIKQGSAAPQAAGVIHTDFEKKFIKAEIVSFEDLDAAGSMAQARTEGKVRQEGKDYIMCDGDVCDFKIGG
- a CDS encoding dicarboxylate/amino acid:cation symporter; the encoded protein is MNNSSRLPRWATGFGAQVIAGLIIGLILGFIAANLDASQPDADNGSWLTQLLGGVGSAYVQLLKVMVPPLIFAAVVTSVANLRKVANAASLAISTLVWFAITAFFSVIVGILVALVMRPGVGTTVDASTAADPSRVGSWTAFLQQLVPANFLGLNANLGSDSVSLSFGALQLLVISLALGIAAVKAGEAADPFLRFTESFLKVIQVVLWWIIRLAPVGTAALIGTAVATYGWDALSSLGKFVLAMYIGLALVILVVYPGVLAFNRIPVLGFYKRIWPVTSLGFVTRSSMGVMPVTQRFTERAMGVPREYASFAIPLGATTKMDGCASVYPAIAAIFIAQFYGIDLSLTQYLLIIFVSVIGSAATAGTTGATVMLTLTLSTLGLPLAGVGLLLAVEPIIDMGRTAVNVTGQALAATVVAKRAGLQDQQVWDDAEQGVAELVDAR
- a CDS encoding cation diffusion facilitator family transporter codes for the protein MPAAVAPGIDRSEQIVLERFMQLSIAAAVVTIAVKMAAAWVTGSVGFLSDALESLVNLVAAVAGFIALRVAAKPADEDHHFGHGHAEYVSALLEGALIFLAAGAIIYTGLDRLLHPQPLEAPGMGLVLSVAASVLNLVVGLVLLRAGKRYRSATLNADGHHLLTDVWTSAGVVLGVAAVWATGWVWLDPVIALAVGINIIWTGYRLSRASVRSLLSEALPPEENQALDELLDHIAAQAPVEFTQRRTMASGRQRFVYLIMDVPPQWSVQASHEHADMVEERIDGLFPGAEVFIHVEPAGVPHRRLRGPF